The window CGCGGTCAGCTGCTCGTTCTGCACCCCGCCGTCGGAGATCAGCGCGTTGAGCAGGTAGGTGCCCTCCTCGACCTGTACCTGCTGGGTCGTGCCCTCCCACAGGAAACCGAGGAAGTCCGACCGGCTGCTGTCGCCCTGGAGCATGACGACCGGAACCGCCACCGGCTTGCCGGCCCGGTCCACCGCGCGCAGGGTCACCGTGTGCCGGGGACCCTCCGAGGTGACCGCCAGCGCCGTGGTGACGAGTACGCCATCCGGCCCGGTCGCGGTGACCCAGCCGCCGTACTGGCCGGGTGCCAGGTTCGCCAGGTCGACGGTGACCGGTACCTCCACCGAACCCTTGGCCGGCACGGTCACCGTACCGGTGCCGGTGGTGATCGCGCCGTTCTGCGGGGCCCTGGTGCCGAGGTTCGACACGTCCACGGCGAGCGTGAGCGTCACCGGTGCCGTCCCGTCGTTGGTGTACGTCACCGTCCGGCTGACCGGAGCGGTGCCGGGTCCCGCGCCCGTATGCAACCCGAAGTCGGCCACACCGGTGGCGAACACCCGCTGGCTCACCGCACGGGCCACGTCCACCCGACCGGCCCCCTCGGCGAACACCGACAGCTCCCTGTTCGTACGGGCGGTGCTGACCAGCGCGTCCTTCAGCCGTGCCGGCGACCAGTCGGGGTGCTGCTGCGCCAGGAGTACGGCCGCACCGGCCACGTGCGGGGTCGCCATCGAGGTGCCGGACGCGGCCGTGTAGAGGTCGTCGACCGGCGTACCCATGGTGGTGCCGGCGGCACGGGCGGCGACGATGTCCACACCCGGGGCGGTGATCTCCGGCTTGAGGCCCTCGTCACCGAGGCGCGGGCCCCGGCTGGAGAACTCGGCCAGCGACTCGTCCCGGTCGACCGCGCCGACGGTCAGCGCCGACGGGGCGACACCGGGCGAACCGACGGTGTAGTCCGCGCCCTCGTTGCCGGCGGCGATCACGAACAGGGTGCCGTCCTCGGCGGTGATCCGGTCGACCGCCTGGCTCATCGGGTCGGTGCCGTCGGTTCCGCCACCGCCGAGGCTCATGTTGATGACCGCCGCGCCCTGGTCGGCGGCCCACTCCATGCCGGAGATGATCCACGACTCGTAGCCGCTGCCGTCGTCGCCGAGGACCTTGCCGACCAGCAGGCTCGCGCCCGGCGCGACCCCCTTGCGGGTGCCGCCGGACCCGGCGCCGGTGCCGGCGACGGTTGCCGCCACATGGGTGCCGTGGCCGAAGTGGTCGGTGGTGTCGGGGCTATCGCTGAAGTTCTGCGCGAGCGCCACCTTGCCGGCGATGTCGGGGTGGGTCTGGTCGATTCCGGTGTCGAGCACGGCCACCTTGACCCCGGTGCCGTCGAACCCGGCCTGCCAGGCGGCGGGGGCGCCGATCTGGGCGGTGCTGCGGTCGAGCACCGGGTGGACCTTGCCGTCGAGCCAGATCTGGCTGATCCCGTTGCCGAACGCGGGTGCGCCGGAGCCGGCCGACCGGGCACCGGGTGCGGTCGTCGCCGGTGCGGCGCCCTGCCAGAACCCGGCCAGCGAGTCCTTGCGGGCGGTCAGTGCGGCACCGCCGATGCTGGCCAGCGGACGGGCGGCGGTCGTACCGGCCAGGGCGCGGGCGGTGGTGGCGGCGCCGGGGTCCCGGTACCGGACGATCAGCGGGAGGCTGGCCGCCGAACCGTCGCCGTAACCGTCGGCGATCAGCTCCTCGACGTCGAACAGGTCCGCGTCCAGGGTGCCGGCGGAGACGTACGGGACGACGTCGCTGGGCAGGACCCGCATCCCGCCGTCGACCTCGACGGTGTGGAAGGTGATCCCCTCCCGGCCGGGGGCGGGGTGGACCGAGGCGGCGTACCGGCCACCGCCGGCCGGGGCGACCTCGACGACGTCACCGGTGATCAGGGTGACCCTGGACGAGCCGCCCAACGGGTTCGGCACCGCTCCCGGCGGTACGGCCGTCGGTGGGGCGGCTGAGGCCGGTGGCGTACCGGCGGCGGTGATCGCGAGTACGGCCACCAAGCCGGCGGCCGTACGACGCAGGGGGGTGGACATTTGCCAGACTCCTCGGGTTCAGCGGACCGCCATCAAAATGGCGACAGCTCGGAGTCTGTGGCTGGAACATTTCGCCGGTCCCGTATCGGCGGTGCCGCAGAGGCGACATGGCGCTAAGTGGACATCCCACCGCAGCACCGGGTAAACCACCGGTCAACAGTTGGTGATCGATGGATAGTGCCCGGCGACCTGCGGCCTGTTTCGCGGGCAGCGCTCATCGCCGGCAGGGTGAGGGCCGGCGGGGCGGGTCGGGGGCGTCAGTCGGCGTGCCGGGCGAGATCGGTCAGCGCGTCGCCGGTGAGCCGGTACGGCAGCCACTCGTCCATCGCGGCGGCGCCGATCGAGTGGTAGAACTCGCGGGCCGGGTTCCAGTTGAGCACCCACCAGTCCAGCCGCTGGTAACCGCGCTCGACGCAGACGGCGGCCAGGGTGGCGAGCAGCCTCCGGCCCGTACCGGTGCCCCGGGCCGCCGGTCGGACGTAGAGGTCCTCCAGGTAGATCCCGTGGACGCCGCGCCAGGTGGAGAAGTTGAGGAACCAGAGCGCGAAACCGATCGGCTCACCGTCGGCGTCGAGCGCGACATGCCCGAACAGCGCCGGCTGCTCGGCGAAGAGGGCCGCGTGCAGCTGCTCCTCGGTGAGGTGGCACTCGTCCGGGGCGCGTTCGTACTCGGCCAACTCGTGCACCATCGCGACGATGGCCGGCACGTCCGAGGGACGCGCCGGCCGAATCGCGGGTGGGGGACTCTCGTCCCCCCGGTCGGCTTGTGGCCGGCCGGTGGAAACAGTGGAGCTCACGCCTGCTTGGTCTCCCAGAAGATCTTCGAGATCTCGTCGATCTTCTGCAGCAGCTCGTCGGCCTTGGCCGGGTCGGTCGACGCCTTGGCGCCGCCGCCGCCACCGGCCAGCTTGGTGGCCTCGTTGAACAGCGAGTGCAGGTTCGGGTACTTCTCGAAGTGCGGCGGCTTGAAGTAGTCGGTCCAGAGCACCCACAGGTGGTGCTTGACCAGCTCGGCGCGCTGTTCCTTGATGATCAGGGCACGGGTCCGGAACTCCGGGTCCGTGTTGGCCTGGTACTTCTCGCAGATCGCCTTTACGGACTCGGCCTCAATCCGAGCCTGTGCCGGGTCGTAGACCCCGCAGGGCAGGTCGCAGTGGGCGTGCGCGACGAAACGTGGTGTGAGGATGCGTGGAAGTCGCATCAAGGCCCTCCGTGGGATGTTTGCGATGATCCGAGACGACATTACTCCTGACTTACGTCCCCAGGGGCGGAGAGGTGAAACCTGGTGCGGATGGGACCAGCGGGAAATCGACCGGATCGAACGGTGCCACCGGGGCGCGGGCTGTTCGCCGTACTCGTGATCGGTCCGTCCATGGTGCCGACGCTGCGTCACGGCGACGCGGTGCTGGTGCGGCGGCGTGGTCGCGCGATCCGGCCCGGTGACGTGGTCGTCGCGGTCTTCCGCACCCGCCCCGACCTGGTTGTGGTCAAGCGGGTGGTCCGCGCCGAGGATGGTGGGTGGTGGTTGCACGGTGACAACCCGCTGATCACGGACGACTCCCGAGCGTACGGAGTGGCCGATGTGCTCGGTCGGGTGGTGCTGCGGTACTGGCCGCGCCTGCGGAGGTTCGGTTACCACCCGGTATGACCCTGCTCACAGGTACGGTAAACAGACGACAGTATGCTCATTGGCCGTGCCTGGGTGACCCCCCGCACCGCACCGCCGGTCTTTCGCCGACCTCGCGTCGAGCCGGTTGGGTCCAACTGCTCGACGAATCCTGGAGTTCCCATGTCATCGTCTTCTGTGGATCATGCTGATCCGGTTTTCGAACTGCACCGAGGCGGCAAGCTGGCGGTGGCCTCGACGGTACCGCTGACCAGCCGGGAAGACCTGTCGCTCGCGTACACCCCCGGGGTTGCCCGGGTCTGCGAGGCGATCGCCGCCGACCCGGGACTGGTCGACGACTACACCTGGGTCTCGCACACGGTGGCCGTGGTGACCGACGGCTCGGCCGTACTCGGGCTGGGCAACATCGGTCCCCGCGCGGCGATGCCGGTGATGGAGGGCAAGGCGGTGCTGTTCAAGCAGTTCGGCGGCGTGGACGCGGTGCCGATCTGCCTGGACACGCAGGACGTGGAAGAGATCATCTCGGTGGTGACCGCGCTGGCCCCGTCGTTCGGCGGGATCAACCTGGAGGACATCAGCGCCCCCCGCTGCTTCGAGATCGAACGCCGGCTGGAGGAGGCGCTGCCGATCCCGGTCTTCCACGACGACCAGCACGGCACCGCGATCGTGGTGCTCGCCGCCCTGCGCAACGCCGCCACCCTGCTCAACCGCAAGCTCGGTGACCTGCGGGTGGTGGTCAGCGGGGCGGGCGCGGCCGGCGTCGCGGTGACCAGGATGCTGGCCGCCGGCGGGGTCAACCCCGATGACATCGTGGTCTGCGACTCGCGCGGCATCCTGCACCCGGAACGCGAGGGGCTCACCGAGGTCAAGGCGGAACTGGCCGACTTCACCAACTCCGCGCGCCGGCAGGGCGACATCACCGCCGCACTGCACGACGCCGACGTGCTGATCGGCGTCTCCGGCGGGCAGATCCCGGAGGCGGCGATCGCCGGGATGGCTTCCGGCGGGATCGTCTTCGCCCTGGCCAACCCGACACCCGAGGTGCACCCGGACGTCGCGGGCCGGCACGTCGCGGTGGTCGCCACCGGCCGCAGCGACTTCCCGAACCAGATCAACAACGTCCTCGCGTTCCCGGGGATCTTCCGGGGCGCGCTCGACGCGCGGGCCACCCGGATCACCGACGGCATGAAGGTGGCCGCCGCCGACGCGATCGCCGCGGTGGTCGCCGAGAACCTGACCCCGGACGCGATCGTCCCGTCGCCGCTGGACCCCCGGGTCGCCCCGGCGGTGGCCGAGGCCGTCCTCGACGCCGCCCGCCGCGACGGCGTCGCCCGCGCCTGAGGCGTGGGCAAGGGTCCCTTCCTGTCGTTTCCCCGGCAGGAAGGGACCCTTGATCGTCCACGGGGCCGTTGCGCGCGATGGCTGGGCGGGCGGTTCCGGTGGTGGGCCGGCGCTGTTAGCGTGCGGATCATGCGTGCCGCCTTCGCCTCGACGTTCGATGCCGACAATCCGCTCGCCGCGCTCACCGTCGGGGAGCGTCCGGAGCCGGTGCACCCGGCCGACGACTGGCTGACCGTGGAGGTCAGGGCCAGTTCCCTCAACCGGCACGACCTGTGGTCACTGGTCGGGGTCGGGCTGAGCGTGGAGCAGTTGCCGATGATCCTCGGGTGCGACGCCGCCGGGATCGACCCGGACGGCAACGAGGTGCTCGTCTACCCGGTGGTCCTGGATCCGGCCGACCCCCGTGGCGTGTCGATCCTGTCGGAGAAGTTCCAGGGCACGCTGGCCGAGCGGGTTGCGGTGCCGAGGGGGAACCTGGTGCCCGTACCGGCGGGGCTCTCGCTCACCGACGCGGCCTGCCTGCCGACGGCGTGGCTGACCGCGTACCGGATGCTCACCGACCGGGGGCGGATCGACGAGGGTGACGCGGTCCTGGTGCAGGGCGCCGGGGGCGGGGTGGCGACCGCCGCCGTCGTGCTCGCGGTGGCGATGGGCAAGCGGGTGTACGCGACCAGCCGGGACGCCGCCAAGCGGGACCGGATCGCGGCGCTCGGTGCGACGGCGGTGGCACCGGGAGCCCGGCTGCCGGAACGGGTCGACGTGGTCATCGAGACCGTCGGCGCGGCAACGTTCGACCACTCGATGAAGTCGGCCAGGCCCGGCGCCCGGATCGTGGTGTCGGGGGCGACCTCGGGTCACGAGCCGAAGGTGAACCTCCGTCGGGTCTTCGCGTTGCAGTTGGAGATCCTCGGCACCTCGATGGGTACGCCTGCGGAGCTGGCCGAACTGCTCGCGTTCTGCGTCGACCGGGGGGTCCGCCCGGTGGTCGACTCGGTCCACGGGTTCTCGCAGGTGGCCGACGCGTTCGCCCGGCTCCAGTCCGGCGAGGTGTTCGGCAAGGTGGTGCTCGACCACACCCGGTGACGAGAGCCCCCACCGCACCGGGCCTCCCGGAGCCCGACCGTCCGCTTCGGACGGCGA of the Micromonospora sp. NBC_01796 genome contains:
- a CDS encoding S8 family serine peptidase, whose translation is MSTPLRRTAAGLVAVLAITAAGTPPASAAPPTAVPPGAVPNPLGGSSRVTLITGDVVEVAPAGGGRYAASVHPAPGREGITFHTVEVDGGMRVLPSDVVPYVSAGTLDADLFDVEELIADGYGDGSAASLPLIVRYRDPGAATTARALAGTTAARPLASIGGAALTARKDSLAGFWQGAAPATTAPGARSAGSGAPAFGNGISQIWLDGKVHPVLDRSTAQIGAPAAWQAGFDGTGVKVAVLDTGIDQTHPDIAGKVALAQNFSDSPDTTDHFGHGTHVAATVAGTGAGSGGTRKGVAPGASLLVGKVLGDDGSGYESWIISGMEWAADQGAAVINMSLGGGGTDGTDPMSQAVDRITAEDGTLFVIAAGNEGADYTVGSPGVAPSALTVGAVDRDESLAEFSSRGPRLGDEGLKPEITAPGVDIVAARAAGTTMGTPVDDLYTAASGTSMATPHVAGAAVLLAQQHPDWSPARLKDALVSTARTNRELSVFAEGAGRVDVARAVSQRVFATGVADFGLHTGAGPGTAPVSRTVTYTNDGTAPVTLTLAVDVSNLGTRAPQNGAITTGTGTVTVPAKGSVEVPVTVDLANLAPGQYGGWVTATGPDGVLVTTALAVTSEGPRHTVTLRAVDRAGKPVAVPVVMLQGDSSRSDFLGFLWEGTTQQVQVEEGTYLLNALISDGGVQNEQLTAIIDPELRVDRDIEVLLDARKGTPIRIETPKPSEQQAVLSYYVHRVTGTGRQMDLGVMSFSTVQQVNVTPTKRVSTGKFEFSSRWQLVAPMVQAKVDGVSGPLDINLTGQSPAYDGEREFPLVYAGRGTPAELAAAKVRGAAVVIRSANEPGGEDAPSESEVTAAAAAAGAAVTLMVRPADWSAWTVWRPIGDREAIPMLAVTADAGEKLIARAAKGRARLKLTLTTSSPYLYDVQHVETGRVPDRVVYRVTEANSVRITSTYADNGGIPWQKEQRFGWRPWQTFSWNDSSRFVETPKVREEWVTSGDSLWQHRVVHDWPWNDFGSLAGGMTEPPTSYRAGRSQESWIAPVVRPASPAGVPELVSTRTGNAFALRVPEFVDSDGHFTIGEATQVGAKLWRNGKLLAELPNARQDVTTTGPEARYRLALTTQRDGEEWSFGTRTETVWDFRSGQQSGDRARPLPLLQVDYSAPVDANGRATDRQHTLGLGLRSQDGLSAPRGTELTVDVSFDEGRTWKKARVSGDGTDYRATIPAGRGTVSLRVKATDRSGNAVTQTVIRAYGLR
- a CDS encoding NAD(P)-dependent malic enzyme; amino-acid sequence: MSSSSVDHADPVFELHRGGKLAVASTVPLTSREDLSLAYTPGVARVCEAIAADPGLVDDYTWVSHTVAVVTDGSAVLGLGNIGPRAAMPVMEGKAVLFKQFGGVDAVPICLDTQDVEEIISVVTALAPSFGGINLEDISAPRCFEIERRLEEALPIPVFHDDQHGTAIVVLAALRNAATLLNRKLGDLRVVVSGAGAAGVAVTRMLAAGGVNPDDIVVCDSRGILHPEREGLTEVKAELADFTNSARRQGDITAALHDADVLIGVSGGQIPEAAIAGMASGGIVFALANPTPEVHPDVAGRHVAVVATGRSDFPNQINNVLAFPGIFRGALDARATRITDGMKVAAADAIAAVVAENLTPDAIVPSPLDPRVAPAVAEAVLDAARRDGVARA
- a CDS encoding S24 family peptidase; translation: MGPAGNRPDRTVPPGRGLFAVLVIGPSMVPTLRHGDAVLVRRRGRAIRPGDVVVAVFRTRPDLVVVKRVVRAEDGGWWLHGDNPLITDDSRAYGVADVLGRVVLRYWPRLRRFGYHPV
- a CDS encoding GNAT family N-acetyltransferase, with the protein product MPAIVAMVHELAEYERAPDECHLTEEQLHAALFAEQPALFGHVALDADGEPIGFALWFLNFSTWRGVHGIYLEDLYVRPAARGTGTGRRLLATLAAVCVERGYQRLDWWVLNWNPAREFYHSIGAAAMDEWLPYRLTGDALTDLARHAD
- the sodN gene encoding superoxide dismutase, Ni, whose translation is MRLPRILTPRFVAHAHCDLPCGVYDPAQARIEAESVKAICEKYQANTDPEFRTRALIIKEQRAELVKHHLWVLWTDYFKPPHFEKYPNLHSLFNEATKLAGGGGGAKASTDPAKADELLQKIDEISKIFWETKQA
- a CDS encoding zinc-binding dehydrogenase, whose product is MRIMRAAFASTFDADNPLAALTVGERPEPVHPADDWLTVEVRASSLNRHDLWSLVGVGLSVEQLPMILGCDAAGIDPDGNEVLVYPVVLDPADPRGVSILSEKFQGTLAERVAVPRGNLVPVPAGLSLTDAACLPTAWLTAYRMLTDRGRIDEGDAVLVQGAGGGVATAAVVLAVAMGKRVYATSRDAAKRDRIAALGATAVAPGARLPERVDVVIETVGAATFDHSMKSARPGARIVVSGATSGHEPKVNLRRVFALQLEILGTSMGTPAELAELLAFCVDRGVRPVVDSVHGFSQVADAFARLQSGEVFGKVVLDHTR